The genome window ACTGATTGCCGTCTTTGCCGGCCAGCAGCGGTTGAAATCCGGCGACAGCCTACCGCTGCATCTCGATCCCGAGGTCCTGCACCTCTTCGGCGAGGAGGGACGGCGTCTGTCTTAAGCGGCGGCTCGCGCTTGATTGATCCAGGCGTCAAGCCTTCCGAGGACGAACCTCCATAAACACGTATGGCGCGCCGGTTCCCGAGGGGATCGCATAGACGTCATAGACCGTGGCCGGATCGACACCCATTCCCAATGAGCCGGACGGCATCCCCGGCACGGCCAGTCCTCGGACCGGCGGCCGCTCTCGGAGCAGGCGCTGCACGGCATCGAGCGGAATATGCCCCTCAAGGTAGTATTCCTCCACGACAGCGCTATGGCATCCTTCCATTTCGGCAGGAACGCGAAGCCGTGCCTTGACTGCGGCAAGGTCGTCGGTGTTGCGGAGATCGACGGAATAACCTGCCTCTGCCATTGCTTTCGCCCATTCGTGGCAACAGCCGCAATTCGGGTCCTTGTAGACAGTCATTTCTGCCGGAGCCGTGGCACGGGCCTTTCCGCTCAACAACACCAGGGCAGAGCCCGCCATTGCAATGAAACTTCTTCTTCCGTGCATCGTCTGCGCTCCTCGATGTCCTGCCGCCCGGATCGACCCGGGCGGCAGGAGGTGGCTATTTTACATTGGTGACGGTCAGCTTGCCATTCACACGCTCGGCAACGAACTCGACATTCGCGCCTTCTTTCAGTTTCTCGATCAAAGCCAGGTCTTCGACGCGGAAGACCATCGTCATCGCAGGCATGTCGAGGTTCTTCAGGTCCTCATGCTTGATGGTGACCTTCCTTGCCTTTGTGTCGACCTTGTTGACGACACCCTTGGTGAATTCCTCGGCGAATGCGCCGAAGGCTGCGCTGGCGCAGAGCAGGGTGGCGAGGCCGATTTTGATCATTGCAGTTTTCATGCGTGTAGCTCCTTTGTTGCAGATTATTTGCCGGCGACGGTGACGTCGCCATGCATGCCGGCTTCGTAGTGACCGGGGATCAGGCAGGCGAACTTGAACTCGCCGTCGGTGGTGAACTTCCAGACGATCTCGCCGGATTGGCCAGCCGGAAGACGGATGGAGTTGGGGTCGGCATGTTCCATTTCCGGGAACTTCTCCATGACCTTCTTGTGCTCCAGGATCTTGTCTTCCTGATCGAGCACGAATTCGTGGTCGACGGTTCCGGCATTCTTGATCGCGATCTTGACCGTCTGCCCTTTTCGGACGTTGAAGAGCGCAGGGGTAAACAGCATCTTTCCGTCGTCGGTTTCCGTCATCGTGACGCGGATGGTCTGTGTCGCCTTGGCCTTGTCGCCGGGTTCTCCGACAGTCATCTTCTCGCCGTGGCCACCGGCATGATTGCCGGAGGCAAGTGCTGGCGACGCGAGTGCTGCGAGGGCCAGTGCCATGAGATAATTCTTCATCCGTCATTCCTTTTCGATGTTGAGATTGGACCTCAGCCGTTTGTCGGCTTTGGCGTGATTTGCGTTTTCGCGTCTTTGGCCTTGGTCGCGTCCGGAAGTTCTCCGGTCCATTCCCAGGCCTGCGTTCCGGGCGGGTTTTCGTACCAGCCGGGATCTGAGTAATCGTCCGCCGAGATCCCCTCGCGGACTTTCACGACCGAGAACATGCCGCCCATTTCGATCGGACCATGCGGCCCCCAGCCGGTCATCATCGGAACGGTGTTCTCGGGGATGGGCATTTCCATTTCGCCCATGTCGGCCATGCCCTTGGTACCCATGGGCATGTATTCCGGCTGCAGCTTCCTGATCTTTTCGGCGACCTTCGACTTGTCCGCGCCGATGAAGGTTGGAATGTCATGACCCATGGCGTTCATCGTGTGGTGCGACTTGTGGCAGTGGATCGCCCAGTCGCCGAGATATTTGGCGTCGAACTCGTAGGCACGCATCGCGCCGACGGGGATGTCGATGCTGACCTCCGGCCACCGCGCTTCCGGCCGCACCCAGCCGCCGTCGGTGCAGGTCACTTCGAAATCGTAGCCATGCATGTGGACCGGATGGTTGGTCATCGTCAGGTTGCCGACCCGGACGCGCACCCGGTCATTCCTGGACACGACGAGAGGGCTGATGTCCGGGAACACGCGGCTGTTCCAGCACCACATGTTGAAGTCGGTCATCTCCATGATCCGCGGCACGTAGGAGCCGGGGTCGATGTCGTAGGCGTTGAGCAGGAAGACGAAGTCTCGGTCGACGCGCATGAACTTGGGATCTTTCGGATGGATCACGAAGAAACCCATCATGCCCATCGCCATCTGCACCATCTCGTCGGAATGCGGGTGGTACATGAAGGTGCCGGATTTCACGAGGTCGAACTCGTAGACATAGGTCTTGCCGACTGGAATATGCGGCTGCGTCAGGCCGCCGACGCCGTCCATGCCCGACGGCAGGATCATGCCGTGCCAGTGGATCGTCGTGTGCTCGGGCAGCTTGTTGGTGACGAAGATGCGGACGCGATCTCCCTCGACAGCCTCGATCGTCGGCCCCGGTGACTGTCCGTTGTAGCCCCACAGATAGGCGGTCATGCCGTCTGCCATCTCGCGTTCGACCGGTTCGGCGACGAGGTGGAATTCCTTGACGCCGTTGTTCATCCGATGCGGCAAGGTCCAGCCGTTGAGGGTGACCACCGGCTGATAGTCCGGACCGGAGCTAGGGTGGAGTGGCGGCTGCATGTCCGCCGATTCCATCGTCGGAGCGTCGGGCAGACCCATCGCCGACGTCTTCGTCCAGGCGGCTGTGGCAAGCAGAGCAGCGCTGGCTCCAAAAAGTTGTCGTCTGTTGAACATGGTGTGTCCTTTCTCAATGACCGCCGCCAGCGCTGCTTTCGGAAGCAGCGGCGACCTCGGTCTCTGCCGAGGCCTTCGTCGCGCCGCCGCCGTAGATCGCAGGCGCCAGATCGGCTTCGGCGAGCCAGAAATCTCGCTTCGCGTTGACGGAAAGCAGGGTGGAGTTGATCTTGTCGCGGGTGTCCGCCAGCAGCTCGAAGGTGTTCGAGATCATGCCGTTGTAGGTCAGCAGGGATTCCTCCTCGACCTTGGTGCGCAGCGGCACGACGTTGTTGCGGTAGTGCCGCGCGATATCGTAGTGCGAGCGGTAAGCCTCGTAGGTGGAGCGTGCTTCCGAGCGGACGTTGACGGCTTTCTCTGCCAAGAGGTTCGCCGCCCGCATATAGGCCAGCTCGGACTTGCGCATCCGGGCCTTGCCGGTGTCGAAGATCGGGATGGCGAACTCAAGCTCGACCTGCGCAGTGGTTCGCGTCTTCGTCTCGTCGTCCTCGATTTCCCGCTCCGTTTCGAAACCGGTCAGGATCTCGAGGTCGGTCACATAGCGCGTCGCCTCGGTGAGGCCGTAGGATCTGGCCGTGGCCTCAAGGTCGAGCTTGGCGATCTGCAGGTCGATGCGGCTCCTGAGAGCCTCGGCCTCGATGGTATCACGTCTGACAACGGACTTGGGGAGCGGCGGCAGGCTGTTCGGAACCTGGTAGTCCAGATCGGAGCCCCAGAGGCCCATCAGCCGCGTCAACTCCTCCTTGGCAAGACGGGCGGACAAGCGGGCCTTCGCCGTTTCCCCGGCGAGTTCGGCGACGAAGACATGTTCACGGGCCTGGGCGCCCTTGGCCATTGCGCCTGTCTCGCCGAGTTTCTCGGCGAGTTCGGAGGCCGCATCGGCAGTCGCCTGGGCGTGCTGGAGCTGCCCGACATTCTCCCATGAGGCGACCGCACCGATCCAGGCGCGCCGGGTGTCAGCGGCGACCTGAAGCGTCTTCACCGCCGCGATCAATTGCGCCTGCCGGAAGCGGGTGTCGGCGATCGCCATGTCCCTGTTCTTCGTGGCGAGCGCCAGGATGTTCGTCGTGATCATCCCTTCGATCGTTTTGAACGCCTGCAGTTCCGGAGTTCCGATCCCGGTCGTGCCGATGGAGACGGTCGGGTTGATGAACATCGTCGACTGCCAGGCGTCGGCGGCGCTGTCGCCAAGATCGGCATAGGCGGCCTGGAGGCCCTTGTTGTTGAGCAGCGCGATCTGGACGGCCGTCTCGACGTCGAGAGGCTTCGTCCGAGCAAGCAGGTCTTTGACCTGCGCGGCCGCCGATCGGGCCTGGTTCTGGTTCTGGATCCAGACGGTCTCTTTCGCCGTGACAATGGCGGTTTTATTGGCAACGGCGGTGAAGCCCGCCCCTTTGCGGGAATAGTCGGCGCCTGTAACGCAGCCGCTCAAGGCGAGCGGAAATGCCAGCGCCGCGATCAGTCTTGTGGTGCCGATCATGAGCCGCCTCCGTTCATGGGAGACTGCAGATCGTTCTGTCTGCGCCAGGGTTTGGGATCGACCGGCTGGCGGGCGACGTAACCTGTGATTGGCGACCTGTATGCCGCCGGAAGCGCGGACGGCTGAACGACCGCGGTGGGTAACGCCACCACGTCGGGAGGAAGCGTGGATGCGCAGCCACCGGCAACAAGCGGCAGCCCCACCACGAAAAACGAGGGTTTCATTATGAAATATCCGAATAGGAGATAGCCTACAGGGCGCTCGCCCAGAAGCAGGCAAGCGTCCGACTAGACCCGATCAAGCGGGTGCCTCTCTCTTCAGATATTCGGGGGACGGTTGAGGGGCGGCAGTTCGCCAAGGGTCGTGCGGTCGTCGATGAACTGCCGGATCGAGGTTACGACAGGTCCGCCGACATCCTGGCCTTCACAAATAATACCGAGCCCGCCACAGAAATCCTTACAGCATTCTTGCTTGACGGGCTTCGATACGCCATCTGCGTCATCGCTGGCCTCGCCTTGGGAATGGTCATGGACAGCCATCTTGGTCATGTCATGGCCATCGTGATGCTGCGCGGCATCGGTTTCGGACACGACCGCTGCCATTTCGGGGAAGGAGGAGCCGTGCATGGCGGCGCTGGCGTTCGACAGCGAGTACCCCGCCAGTGATACGATGATCACCAGCCGCATCATCACGAGCAGCCTGCTCATTGCGATTCGGTACATCTTGCCCATGCTCCTCGAACTACATGCAAAGCAGCTCGATTTCAATTGCAACTCACCTGTCGTCGATGTTCGAGTCCTTTATGTGGCACGAACATCATCCCGTTCACGATCCTGGGGTTCGCCGCCAAGACCGGCCGCTATGTCGTGCTGACGCTGGCTATTTTAGAAGTTCTCGGCTGACCGCTTCCGGCGCGAGAACACCATGCGGTCGACCGTCTCGTCCCGGGCGACCAGCGTGTGCCAGGCCGCTGCGGCGAGGTGCAGCGCGACCATCGCCAGGATAATCCTCGACCCGATCACGTGATACGGCGCGATGGCGAACGAGAGATAGCTCGCGACGAACCCCATGCAAGCCTGTCCGATGATTGCGACGTAGAAACCGTAGTGAAGCGCCTTCGCGGCCCGCCCGGCCCATGGACCGGGCCTGTTGGTTTCGGGCGGCTGAAGGAGACGAAGAACCAGCCGCAGACCCATCAGCAGGCCGATCACCATTCCCGCATAGTTGTGAAGTTGGTGCTGGACGACGTCCCAATAGGATGGTGTGAGACCCATGTGGACGGCGTGGTGGGTTTTCTCGATGCTGCCGCCGGTCAGATACTGGACCGGCACCATGAAGGCGACGAGCCAGTGGAGTCCTATCTGGGCGAGCGAGTAGCCACTCTTCATCGATCCTCTCCGAGCGAAGGGCGCAGACTAATCGGCGACGGTTAATGCTTTCTCATCGCCAGTTGCAAAAAGATCTGAGCGCTACAGATCAACCGCCGATTGGAAGCTGTGAATGCGCCGGCCGCCTGACGGGCGCGATCCGCCCTCTTGCTGCCCAGATAAAGATGGATATCCGGTCACGGCATCGGATATCCGTTGCAACATTATGGTCACCAATCCAGGCGGCGTCGTCGATGAGATTAACAGTTGACGCGAACAAATTCGGACTGTTCGCCTTCATGGCGGTCCTGATGTTAGCAACCGTGTCTTCGGCCGCGGAGGACATTGTCGCCATTCGGCAGGCGGACATGAAAGCCATGGCCGCGGCGGCAAAGACGATCTCCGGCATGTTCAAGGATTCGACGACCTACAAGGCCAGCGAGTTCAAATGGGCAGCCGACACCATCCGCGACAGGTCCGGAGGCGTTCTCTCCGCACATTTCGCGTCCGAGGCCGACAGTCGGCAGTCGAAGGCCGGGCCGAACATCCTTAGGGAGCGCGACCGGTTCGACCGCATCGCCAACGACCTGCGCGACTACGCCGTCGCGCTGGATGCCGCCGCACAGCAGAACCCCGGGCCGATGACCGCCAGTATGCGCATGAAGCCCGGAGAGGCCATGGGTGGCGGTCCCTTCGGCACGCACATCCGCAACGAGCACGAACTGTCGACGATGGCGGCGGAACACGCGTTCCACCTCATGCTACAGACCTGCACGACCTGCCACACCCGGTTCAGGATGGAATGACGGCGGTCACCCGCCCGCAACCTCGATCAAAAAATGCGCATGTCGACGAAAAGGTTCAGGAAAACAACCGCATCCACCCGTGCCGGAAGCCCCGATGCTGCTCGCCGGCTCTTTCCAAATCGACGGGTCGCTCTAGCTTAAAGGGTATCTGACGAAAAGGAGAAAACCATGACCGACGCACCGAATACGGCGACCCCGGCGCGAAGAGTGTTGCGGGGCCGCCCCTACAGCATCGGGGAATTTGCCAGGAAATACCGGCTCGACGACAAGGAGGCGAAGCGCCTCTATGAGAAGTTTGGCCCGTCTGCCACAGAACTCGACCTGTTGATGGCGGCTAAGCGGCGCCCGCCGGGCCTTCCGTCCAGTCTCGACGCCTGACGGCCCCTGATGAAGATCCGAACCGGAGGCTGCCTTTGCGGGGCGGTCGCCTATCACTTGGAAGGCGAGCCGCTTCGTGTTGGCCTTTGCCACTGCGCCGATTGCCGCAAATCGAGCGGCTCGGCCTTCGTCTTCTTCGCGGTCTGGCCGCGCCGGGCTTTTTCCCACAACGGAGAGATCGCCATGTTCGCCGGCCGCAGCTTCTGCCCCACCTGCGGCAGCCGGCTTTTCTGCCTCAGGGAAGACGAGGCGGAAATCCGTCTCGGTTCGCTCGACCACCCGCCGACCGACCTTGCGCCGGACTATGAAGTCTGGATCAAGCGGCGGGAACCGTGGCTGCACCCTTTGCCCGGCGCCGGCCAATTTGCCGAGGATGCGGATTGACGGTCGGTCCCCGCACCGAAACTTGACTTTTCTTACCAATATTTCATTTCCCCCATCCGCAATTCCGTGCCACTTCCGCGGCAACGCTAATGCACGGTTCATCTGCGCTGTGCTTATTTCATTGCGGGGCCGAGACGCTGACTGATCGAGGATGACATGAACGATACCGGAACCGGCAAGAAGACCGGGGCACAGACAAGCGGCGCGTCCGACCTCGCAGCCGTCCTTGCCGCATCGGGCCGGCAGGGCAAGCGCAGCCGCTGGCGCGGACGCCTGCTCATCCTTTTGATCGTCATCGCCGTCGCCGCCGCCGCCGCGTATTTTTATATGGGCCGCGGGCAGAGTGAAGTGAGCTACGCCACCCAGCCGGCAAAACGCGGCGACCTGACGGTGCTCGTCACCGCCACCGGCTCGGTGCAGCCGACCGAGCAGGTGGACATATCGAGCGAACTTTCCGGCACGGTTCGCGACGTCAACGTCGACTACAACAGCACGGTCAAGTCAGGCGAGGTGCTCGCTCTCCTCGATACCAACAAGCTCGAGGCGGATGTGAAGAGTTCGCGCGCCAAGCTGAATTCGGCCAAGGCGAACGTCGTCAAGGCCAATGCCGATATGCAATCGGCGGCCACCTCGCTCGAGCGGTTGAAGAGCCTGGTCAGGAGCAATGTCTCCACCCAGCAGAGCCTCGACGACGCCAGCTACAAATATGATTCCGCCGTCGCCGCCAAACAGATTAATGAGGCCGAGGTTCTCGCCGCGGAGGCCGACCTGCAACTCGCCGAAGTCAATCTCGCCAAGGCAAAGATCATCTCGCCGATCGACGGCGTCATCCTCACCCGCTCGGTCAATCCGGGTGCCACGGTCGCGGCCTCGCTGTCGGCGCCGATCCTTTTCACCATCGCCGGCGACCTGAAGAAGATGGAGCTGCAGGTCGATGTCGACGAGGCCGATGTCGGCCAGATCGCCGTCGGCCAGAAGGCCAAGTTCACGGTCGACGCCTATCCGGATCGCACCTTTCCCGCCGAGATCGAGCAGATCCGCTTCGCCTCCGAAGTGGTCAACAATGTCGTGACCTATAAGGCGGTGCTGTCGGTCGACAATGCCGATCTGCTGCTGCGCCCCGGCATGACCGCCACGGCCGATGTTACCGTCGAGGCCGTCAAGGATACGCTGATGGTGCCGAACGCCGCGCTGCGCTACGCCCCGGCGCAGGCGGAACGGCGCGGCCGTGGCATTTTCGGCATCTTCGGCCCGCCGCGCCAGCGCAACAACAATGCCGGTTCGGCGCTGACCGGCACGCAGCGGCGCGTCTGGGTGCTGCGGAACGGCCGGCCAGTGCCCGTTATCATCCAGGTCGGCTCATCCGACGGCCAGTTCACCCAGGTCGTCTCCGGCGACATCAAGCAAGACGATGCACTGGTGACCGACGCCACGACGCGTGCGAACTAGGCGGAGGGACGGATGGCAAGCCCGCCGCTCATCGAATTCAGGCAGGTCTCGAAAATCTACGGCGAGGGCGAGGCGGCGATCCGCGCGCTCGACCGCGTCGATCTGGCGATCAATGCCCATGAATTCGTCGCGATCATGGGTCCGTCAGGCTCCGGCAAGTCGACGGCGATGAACATCCTCGGCTGCCTCGACGTGCCGAGTGGTGGCGACTACATCTTCGAAGGCATTCCGACCAGCGGCTTCGACCGCAGCCAGCTGACGCTGCTGCGCCGCCACATGCTCGGCTTCGTCTTCCAGGGTTTCAACCTCCTGTCGCGCACCTCGGCCGTCGAAAATGTCGAACTGCCGCTGATCTATCGCGGCATGGGGGTGCGCGAACGGCGCGAGCGGGCCCGCGAAGCCCTGGCGCTGGTCGGCCTCACCGGCCGCGAACATCACAAGACCCAGGAACTGTCCGGCGGCCAGCAGCAGCGCGTCGCCATCGCCCGCGCCATCGTCACCGAGCCGGCGCTGCTGCTGGCCGACGAGCCCACCGGCAATCTCGATACGAAGACCAGCGTCGAGATCATGGACCTGATGACGCGGCTGAACCGCGAGCAGGGTATCACCATCGTCATGGTCACCCATGAGCCCGATATTGCCGCCTATGCCCAGCGGCTGCTGCGTTTCGTCGACGGCAAGCTGGAGACCGAGGTCGAGCACCGGAGGAGGGCGGATCATGTTCTTTGAGACGCTGAAGCTGGCGTTGCGGGCCATCAGCCGCAACATGCTGCGCTCCTTCCTGACCGTGCTTGGTGTCGTCATCGGCGTTGCCGCCGTCATCGCGCTGGTGACGATCGGCAACGGCACGACCGCACAGGTGTCGACCGAGCTGTCGCGGCTCGGCACCAACATGCTGTTCGTCCGTCCCGGCCAGTTCGGCCCCGGCCGGGCGAGCTCCGAGGCCAAGCGCTTCAGCATCAAGGACGTCGCGGCGATCCGCGACCAGATCGGCGGCCTCAGGGCGGTGGCGCCGCTCAACCAGTCGACGGCGACGGTGATTTTCGGCGGCCAGAACCATTCGACCAGCGTCTCCGGCACCACCAATGATTATTTCATCGCCCAGGACTGGAATCTGGCGCTCGGCCGCAATTTCCTGCCCGCTGAGGAACGCGGCCAGGCGCGCTGCATCATCGGCGAAACGGTGCGCTCGCAGCTCTTCGGCAGCGCCGACCCCACAGGCCAGCAGATTCGCGTCGGCAAGGTCTCGTGCCCCGTCATCGGCGTGCTTGCCAAGCGCGGCCAGTCCGGCATGGGCAATGACCAGGACGATGTCGTCATCATGCCGGTCAAGGTGTTTCAGCGGCGCATCAGCGGCAGCAGCAACGTGCCGCAGATCATCATCTCGGCGCGCGACGGCGTCTCCACAGCCAAGGTGCAGTCCGATGTCGAAAATCTCCTGCGCGAGCGCCGCAAGATCGTGCCCGGTCGCCAGGACGATTTCAATGTCAACGACATGACGCAGATCGCCGAGGCGATGACCGGTACGACGACGTTGCTGACCGGCCTGCTCGGCGCCGTCGCTGCGATCAGCCTGCTCGTCGGCGGCATCGGCATCATGAACATCATGCTGGTCTCCGTCACCGAGCGCACCCGCGAGATCGGCATCCGCCTGGCGATCGGCGCGCTCGAAAGCCAGGTGCTCACCCAGTTCCTGGTCGAGGCGGTGGCGCTATCGCTGTTCGGCGGCATCACCGGTATCGTGCTGGGGCTCAGCCTCGGTTTCGGCGCCGTGACGCTGCTGAAAGTGCCCTTCGTCTTCAGCCCCCTGATGGTCGCCGTCGCTTTTCTCTTCTCCGCGGCAATCGGCATGATCTTCGGCTATTTCCCGGCGAGAAGGGCCGCGCAGTTGAACCCGATCGAGGCGCTGCGGCACGAATGAAAAGGGCCGTGGCTCCCCGATACTGGTGACCAGGTCGACCAGTAGAGCGGCCTTAGCAACGGCGCTTTAATCCACCAACGACGACGATTTGCCCGTGAAATCATGCAGATTGGATAAATACAACCTGTACTGTAAAATGCTCGTTGCAATCCTTACGTATGAGGATGCGTGGACGGCCTCGGTCTGCCACTGGTTGAAAATATCGATCTCGGAAGAAAATGCCCGCCGACCAACATATCCTGCAGGAGGCACTCGGCTGCGTCCGCAACCTTCATGAAATTGGCCATCTTTCGGCAATTGTCCATCAACTACGCACATTGGTTGGAGCTG of Rhizobium sp. BT04 contains these proteins:
- a CDS encoding GFA family protein, encoding MKIRTGGCLCGAVAYHLEGEPLRVGLCHCADCRKSSGSAFVFFAVWPRRAFSHNGEIAMFAGRSFCPTCGSRLFCLREDEAEIRLGSLDHPPTDLAPDYEVWIKRREPWLHPLPGAGQFAEDAD
- a CDS encoding ABC transporter ATP-binding protein, which encodes MASPPLIEFRQVSKIYGEGEAAIRALDRVDLAINAHEFVAIMGPSGSGKSTAMNILGCLDVPSGGDYIFEGIPTSGFDRSQLTLLRRHMLGFVFQGFNLLSRTSAVENVELPLIYRGMGVRERRERAREALALVGLTGREHHKTQELSGGQQQRVAIARAIVTEPALLLADEPTGNLDTKTSVEIMDLMTRLNREQGITIVMVTHEPDIAAYAQRLLRFVDGKLETEVEHRRRADHVL
- a CDS encoding multicopper oxidase family protein, with product MFNRRQLFGASAALLATAAWTKTSAMGLPDAPTMESADMQPPLHPSSGPDYQPVVTLNGWTLPHRMNNGVKEFHLVAEPVEREMADGMTAYLWGYNGQSPGPTIEAVEGDRVRIFVTNKLPEHTTIHWHGMILPSGMDGVGGLTQPHIPVGKTYVYEFDLVKSGTFMYHPHSDEMVQMAMGMMGFFVIHPKDPKFMRVDRDFVFLLNAYDIDPGSYVPRIMEMTDFNMWCWNSRVFPDISPLVVSRNDRVRVRVGNLTMTNHPVHMHGYDFEVTCTDGGWVRPEARWPEVSIDIPVGAMRAYEFDAKYLGDWAIHCHKSHHTMNAMGHDIPTFIGADKSKVAEKIRKLQPEYMPMGTKGMADMGEMEMPIPENTVPMMTGWGPHGPIEMGGMFSVVKVREGISADDYSDPGWYENPPGTQAWEWTGELPDATKAKDAKTQITPKPTNG
- a CDS encoding cytochrome c is translated as MRLTVDANKFGLFAFMAVLMLATVSSAAEDIVAIRQADMKAMAAAAKTISGMFKDSTTYKASEFKWAADTIRDRSGGVLSAHFASEADSRQSKAGPNILRERDRFDRIANDLRDYAVALDAAAQQNPGPMTASMRMKPGEAMGGGPFGTHIRNEHELSTMAAEHAFHLMLQTCTTCHTRFRME
- a CDS encoding TolC family protein — protein: MIGTTRLIAALAFPLALSGCVTGADYSRKGAGFTAVANKTAIVTAKETVWIQNQNQARSAAAQVKDLLARTKPLDVETAVQIALLNNKGLQAAYADLGDSAADAWQSTMFINPTVSIGTTGIGTPELQAFKTIEGMITTNILALATKNRDMAIADTRFRQAQLIAAVKTLQVAADTRRAWIGAVASWENVGQLQHAQATADAASELAEKLGETGAMAKGAQAREHVFVAELAGETAKARLSARLAKEELTRLMGLWGSDLDYQVPNSLPPLPKSVVRRDTIEAEALRSRIDLQIAKLDLEATARSYGLTEATRYVTDLEILTGFETEREIEDDETKTRTTAQVELEFAIPIFDTGKARMRKSELAYMRAANLLAEKAVNVRSEARSTYEAYRSHYDIARHYRNNVVPLRTKVEEESLLTYNGMISNTFELLADTRDKINSTLLSVNAKRDFWLAEADLAPAIYGGGATKASAETEVAAASESSAGGGH
- a CDS encoding copper-binding protein, whose product is MKTAMIKIGLATLLCASAAFGAFAEEFTKGVVNKVDTKARKVTIKHEDLKNLDMPAMTMVFRVEDLALIEKLKEGANVEFVAERVNGKLTVTNVK
- a CDS encoding ABC transporter permease; protein product: MFFETLKLALRAISRNMLRSFLTVLGVVIGVAAVIALVTIGNGTTAQVSTELSRLGTNMLFVRPGQFGPGRASSEAKRFSIKDVAAIRDQIGGLRAVAPLNQSTATVIFGGQNHSTSVSGTTNDYFIAQDWNLALGRNFLPAEERGQARCIIGETVRSQLFGSADPTGQQIRVGKVSCPVIGVLAKRGQSGMGNDQDDVVIMPVKVFQRRISGSSNVPQIIISARDGVSTAKVQSDVENLLRERRKIVPGRQDDFNVNDMTQIAEAMTGTTTLLTGLLGAVAAISLLVGGIGIMNIMLVSVTERTREIGIRLAIGALESQVLTQFLVEAVALSLFGGITGIVLGLSLGFGAVTLLKVPFVFSPLMVAVAFLFSAAIGMIFGYFPARRAAQLNPIEALRHE
- a CDS encoding DUF411 domain-containing protein is translated as MHGRRSFIAMAGSALVLLSGKARATAPAEMTVYKDPNCGCCHEWAKAMAEAGYSVDLRNTDDLAAVKARLRVPAEMEGCHSAVVEEYYLEGHIPLDAVQRLLRERPPVRGLAVPGMPSGSLGMGVDPATVYDVYAIPSGTGAPYVFMEVRPRKA
- a CDS encoding plastocyanin/azurin family copper-binding protein, yielding MKNYLMALALAALASPALASGNHAGGHGEKMTVGEPGDKAKATQTIRVTMTETDDGKMLFTPALFNVRKGQTVKIAIKNAGTVDHEFVLDQEDKILEHKKVMEKFPEMEHADPNSIRLPAGQSGEIVWKFTTDGEFKFACLIPGHYEAGMHGDVTVAGK
- a CDS encoding efflux RND transporter periplasmic adaptor subunit, which codes for MNDTGTGKKTGAQTSGASDLAAVLAASGRQGKRSRWRGRLLILLIVIAVAAAAAYFYMGRGQSEVSYATQPAKRGDLTVLVTATGSVQPTEQVDISSELSGTVRDVNVDYNSTVKSGEVLALLDTNKLEADVKSSRAKLNSAKANVVKANADMQSAATSLERLKSLVRSNVSTQQSLDDASYKYDSAVAAKQINEAEVLAAEADLQLAEVNLAKAKIISPIDGVILTRSVNPGATVAASLSAPILFTIAGDLKKMELQVDVDEADVGQIAVGQKAKFTVDAYPDRTFPAEIEQIRFASEVVNNVVTYKAVLSVDNADLLLRPGMTATADVTVEAVKDTLMVPNAALRYAPAQAERRGRGIFGIFGPPRQRNNNAGSALTGTQRRVWVLRNGRPVPVIIQVGSSDGQFTQVVSGDIKQDDALVTDATTRAN
- a CDS encoding cytochrome b: MKSGYSLAQIGLHWLVAFMVPVQYLTGGSIEKTHHAVHMGLTPSYWDVVQHQLHNYAGMVIGLLMGLRLVLRLLQPPETNRPGPWAGRAAKALHYGFYVAIIGQACMGFVASYLSFAIAPYHVIGSRIILAMVALHLAAAAWHTLVARDETVDRMVFSRRKRSAENF